In Desulfovibrio sp. 86, the following proteins share a genomic window:
- a CDS encoding metallophosphoesterase family protein — MPSSTAQDYLWIAVGDIHDETERFAKIPELSQADGIIVTGDLTVTGGVKQAEQVMDVLRSYNPMILAQIGNMDRPEVDQWLSEKGWNLHTVTRELTPDTAIFGVGASTFTPFGTPSEFPESAFAAWLEACWQKARSYPHSVLVSHNPPKDTACDVIPGDVHVGSTAVREFLEEAQPDICLCGHIHEARAVDRVGRTIVVNPGALAQGGYVLLRYNSGQLSAELKVLEEE; from the coding sequence ATGCCAAGCTCTACCGCCCAGGACTACCTCTGGATCGCCGTTGGCGATATACATGATGAAACCGAGCGTTTTGCCAAGATTCCTGAACTGAGCCAGGCCGACGGCATCATCGTCACAGGCGACCTCACGGTGACAGGCGGCGTCAAGCAGGCGGAGCAGGTCATGGATGTTCTACGTAGCTATAATCCTATGATTCTCGCGCAGATAGGCAACATGGATCGCCCTGAAGTGGACCAGTGGCTCAGTGAAAAGGGCTGGAACCTGCACACCGTAACGCGCGAGCTTACGCCGGACACGGCCATCTTCGGGGTTGGCGCTTCCACCTTCACGCCCTTTGGCACGCCCAGCGAATTTCCCGAATCAGCTTTCGCCGCATGGCTTGAAGCCTGCTGGCAGAAGGCCCGCTCCTATCCGCACAGCGTGCTTGTGTCGCACAATCCGCCCAAGGACACGGCCTGCGACGTCATACCCGGCGACGTGCATGTGGGCTCCACTGCGGTACGCGAGTTTCTTGAAGAAGCCCAGCCGGACATCTGCCTGTGCGGGCATATCCACGAGGCACGGGCCGTAGACCGTGTGGGCCGTACCATTGTGGTCAATCCCGGCGCTCTGGCGCAGGGGGGCTATGTTCTTTTGCGCTATAATTCCGGCCAGTTGTCCGCTGAACTCAAGGTGCTGGAAGAAGAATAA